The genomic stretch GGTTTGAAAATGGTTGAATATGCTGGGACCTCTCGGGGCACCGTGGTCAATCAGAAGCACAGTGGTAATGTCCTGTGATATTGGAACGTTCAATGGCTCTCCTGGCTGCTGTCCGAAATGTTAATGCACCTGTCTGTGCATTATTAAAATATCTCACTTCTCCGGCCACTAGTAATGTCCAGCTGCTCCTTCTTTTGCATTTGCATCCCATGTAGCTGCCTGCGTATAGCATGTGTGACATATATGGAAGGAGCGGCTGGACACTAGCGGCAGCCAGACGGGTGAGATATTGCAATGCACGGTGACACGGTGATGGGTGAACATTTTGAGGGGACAGCGACTGATGCAGCGGATGCTGCGTCACGAGGCCGACCCCCAgaagatttcatggtgaaattgaTCAAGAATCTGCCTGCTGGATttcggcagccaacagatctctctgattctatctgagagagatctgtctcttggtcgatctgcccatatatcggtagatgtatgggcacattaaaggataccttactCCTTAGAATCGGAAATTGAcgtcgtgtgtgtgggggggtgcacATAGGCTTACTGCACGTCCCGTGCCCCGACGTCTTTATCCGTTCATCTGTAACCGGCCCCATTGCACAGCCTGGGTCGGTGCAAGGGCAGTATGTCTGCAGGGTCACCAGGTGCCATAGCAGACATACAACGCATGCGTGTGTAGTATGCCTGGGTCAGGTGACCGCACACCCCGGCTGTGTCTTCCAGCAGGAGTGCGTGTGTACTCCCGTGGACATCCTGCGCCGACCAAGGCTTTAGAACAAAAAGCCGGTTACAGATAAACTGATGAAGACTCCAGCCCATGGGACGTGGTAAGCCTATgtgcacctccccacacacaagtTGTCAAATTCTGATTCCATTAAGGACCAAGGTATGCTTTAAGTAGGGCAGCAATTTGTAACTCCTTGCAAGCAGTCACAGTTTCCCTTCACTGCTGGTGATCTAAGAGCATTGAAATGATTTTTGAATGAGAAAAATTAGTTTTCACGTCTTCTAACATAAAGCTGTAAGTTTGGAAATTGTAACCATCGCATATGTATGTTGCTTGAGCTAAAGAGTGACAAGATTATAGGTCTCTGCCTGATTATATGATCTGTTTTTGCTTTCCACTTAAAAACATAAAATGTCTTAACATAGAATTTGTCTTTGTTCTTTTTTTGGCAGGGGATACTACACAGAAGATGAGATCTGCTCAGCATCCTACTCCAGCAGAATTGGATGCTTATGCTAAGACAGTTGCCAATAATCCCCTGACAATAAAAATCTTTCCAAACAGCGTCAAGGTTCCACAGAGAAAGCATATTCGCCGCACCGTGAACGGCCTAGACACGTCAGGGCAACGCTACAGTCCGTATCCATCGCAGACCAACTCAAAGACTGGTCTTCTTGCAATTGTCAAGTCTCCGGCTAAAAGTGTTCTGAAAGGCTTTGACGGGAACCGTGCCCGCCTCTTGCCAGACTCCATGATGAATCCCCCCTCTGCTCCATATGTTGCACCTAGCACTTTAATCCATCCTCAGGGGCTTTCCCGGCCCCAGCAAGCCCTACAGCATGCGCAGGCTCTGCAACACGCTCAGAGCATGCAACAGCAGACTTTGTCACATTCTCAGAGCATGCCACCTGGACTGCAGCATCCACACAGCCTGTCGCACCCTCAGACGTTGCAGCACCCTCAGGGCATGccgcaggggctgcagcattctcAGGGTCTGCAGAATACGCAGAGCATCTCCCAGTCACAGGCCCTTCAGCATCAACAAAGTGTGCAGCACACACAGAGTATACCACAGCCACAGGCACTGCATCATGCGCAGGGAATTCCACAAACCATGCCACGCCAGCAGAGCATGTCACAGACTCTGCAGCACCAACAGAACCTCCCTCAGGTCCTGCAGCACTCTCAGAATATGTCCCAAGCgctgcagcacacacagggaatgCAGCATCCACAGAACATGGGGTCACAGCATACGCAAGGCATGTCCCAACAGTCGTCCTTACAGCACCCCTCTGGCGTGACCCACCAGACTCTGCCACACCCTTCTTCTAACAACCTTCTGCAACCAGGCTTGCATGGAGCTCGAAAGATGCCTGATGCAGATGCCCCTCCGAATGTGACAGTGTCTACCTCAACCATCCCTCTTTCTATGGCCGCAACCTTGCAGCAAAATAGACCACCAGACCTTGGAAGCATTGTACATCAGATTAACCAGTTCTGCCAGGCTCGGGCTGGTATGGGCACTACCTCGGTGTGTGAGGGACAGATTGCCAACCCCAGCCCTATAAGTCGAAACCTGCTTATCAATGCAAGCACCAGGGTCTCTACTCATGGCATCCCCATGCCTTCCTGTGTTGGATCTGCTGTAGAccatgctgccgctgctgctatttCCTCTGCTGCCTCTGGGAATGTCCCTATGGTGAACATGAGCAGAGTTCCCTCGTCATACCCTGGTGATATGAAACCCATGTCATGGAACCAGCATCAGCTGGCACATCTGCAGCAAATGTGCGGCGAAAGTGCTGGACCTCCTGGGAAACACACTCAGAAAGATATTGCTGCCCAGGTCTTTCCTGGTAAACAGAACTACCCACAAGAACTGTGTATGAGCCAGTCTTTTGGCTTGAAACCCCCCATTGATAAACCTACCCCTTCCCCTCCTGTGAATGGCTTGCCGGGTACCCTGCCATATACTAACGGACATTATTTTCAGCCCCTATGGAATAACATTCTGCCTACTCCAAACAGTGACAGCTCGGGATCACAGGACCTCACCATGCCTTTCCATGGAGCGCAGGCAGGTGGTGCCCCCTTGGATTGTGCTGGTGGCACTCATTATAGAGCAGTCGGAGGAGGATCTTCCAACCAGAACAACGTGATGCAGACCATGGATTACCTGTCTGGAGCAGACTTTCAGCAGTCCTGCTTCAGAGATCAGAGCATGGCTCCCCTTGCAAAGGTTCAAAGACCCCAAATGATTAGAGCTCCTGAGCCAGCTGATAGTCGAAGTATTCATGTTCAACATCCAGGGTATAGGTAGGCGGCAGTCACGTTGCAGATGAAAGGGTTTAGTCTTAAGTGATTAGCAAGGCTCTTGTATCCTCTTCAATTGCCAAACTTGTTGTGATCATTATATGCAAAGCAAGCCACACTGTGCTGAAATTCTTAACTTTCGATGTGCTTTGCAGTTTTCCTTACAGTAGCTTGTCAGGGGTCATGAAGACAGTGTTGccatgcattttattttatttgttttttgagTTCTCTTCCCAGCACCGAGGTGCATCTATGctgctttgtttttattttgaaacaCTAAGCCCTAAAATGTGTTAATGTCCTTCCCCCTCCACCCCCACTTGTATTAAGGCTTCATAGATCGAAAAGGTCAAACTGCCCTTTAGCTGTGTCAGTGAATTAGAGGATGGGATCCACAGATCCCAGTGTTGCCTCTTTCCTACAATCTAGTGTCTTTGCATTGAAGATAAAGCAGCTTGTCTTGTTTTTCTCCCACATAGGATGTTTGTGCAGCCAAGAAATACAAAATGTGAACACTTACAAATTTTAAAAGAATCATTAAATTTTTGCTGTCAAGAATGGATTTTAACTCTCTTGTGCATTAGTAGTTTTTAAGCTAAGAGCCCAAAGGTCCTTCTGGTTTGAGCTGAGTCCTGGGGAGTGCTGTTGGATATGCAGGCATGATCTGACACCCTTCAGGCACTGCAATCAGTGATTCCAGTATGGCACATTCAGCTTGGAtagcagggatgggggggggggaggacaagtGAGGAAAAATCTGCCCGGTCTATGAAATAACAGTAGCAATTGATGGAGAAAAATTGAACTTGCTTGATTCTCTCCTTCCCCCAACAGAATCTTCTTGGGACCTCAGGGGATACCTAAACagacattatgctgggtacacactgagattttctggccgatttactgtcaggtcgattatttccaacatgtctgatttgctttccgatccatTTCTgagcactttaataggaaatcgatcagaGAATGCTCGGAAATCGGCCGGAAAGCAAATTGAACACGTtgggaataatcgatctgacagtaaatcggccagaaaatctgtgtgtacccagcattagatagaCGGGCAGTCTGACTATAAATGGTCAGGTTGTCCACATCTAATCTGTGCCATCTCTACAGTAAAGACCTGGTTaggttttcgttttttttttttggtttacagCATATTTGTGCTTGGTTTACAGCATATGGCGAGGACAGTTTGTCTGAACCACTTTGCAATTTAGTGTTTAGTCCATGATCTATGATGTGCGATAGCCTTTGCTCTGCCACTGGGGAATGTGATGGGCAATGAATACGGAGATAGGCCCTCCACCTTAGTATTGTCTTAAAAGGACATTTTGCACCAGGAGTTTCCGTTGGAAGCAGATTTCTTTCTGCGTATGAATAGAGCTGCTCA from Hyperolius riggenbachi isolate aHypRig1 chromosome 2, aHypRig1.pri, whole genome shotgun sequence encodes the following:
- the FAM222B gene encoding protein FAM222B isoform X1, whose translation is MNTGLQKWDTTQKMRSAQHPTPAELDAYAKTVANNPLTIKIFPNSVKVPQRKHIRRTVNGLDTSGQRYSPYPSQTNSKTGLLAIVKSPAKSVLKGFDGNRARLLPDSMMNPPSAPYVAPSTLIHPQGLSRPQQALQHAQALQHAQSMQQQTLSHSQSMPPGLQHPHSLSHPQTLQHPQGMPQGLQHSQGLQNTQSISQSQALQHQQSVQHTQSIPQPQALHHAQGIPQTMPRQQSMSQTLQHQQNLPQVLQHSQNMSQALQHTQGMQHPQNMGSQHTQGMSQQSSLQHPSGVTHQTLPHPSSNNLLQPGLHGARKMPDADAPPNVTVSTSTIPLSMAATLQQNRPPDLGSIVHQINQFCQARAGMGTTSVCEGQIANPSPISRNLLINASTRVSTHGIPMPSCVGSAVDHAAAAAISSAASGNVPMVNMSRVPSSYPGDMKPMSWNQHQLAHLQQMCGESAGPPGKHTQKDIAAQVFPGKQNYPQELCMSQSFGLKPPIDKPTPSPPVNGLPGTLPYTNGHYFQPLWNNILPTPNSDSSGSQDLTMPFHGAQAGGAPLDCAGGTHYRAVGGGSSNQNNVMQTMDYLSGADFQQSCFRDQSMAPLAKVQRPQMIRAPEPADSRSIHVQHPGYR
- the FAM222B gene encoding protein FAM222B isoform X2, which encodes MRSAQHPTPAELDAYAKTVANNPLTIKIFPNSVKVPQRKHIRRTVNGLDTSGQRYSPYPSQTNSKTGLLAIVKSPAKSVLKGFDGNRARLLPDSMMNPPSAPYVAPSTLIHPQGLSRPQQALQHAQALQHAQSMQQQTLSHSQSMPPGLQHPHSLSHPQTLQHPQGMPQGLQHSQGLQNTQSISQSQALQHQQSVQHTQSIPQPQALHHAQGIPQTMPRQQSMSQTLQHQQNLPQVLQHSQNMSQALQHTQGMQHPQNMGSQHTQGMSQQSSLQHPSGVTHQTLPHPSSNNLLQPGLHGARKMPDADAPPNVTVSTSTIPLSMAATLQQNRPPDLGSIVHQINQFCQARAGMGTTSVCEGQIANPSPISRNLLINASTRVSTHGIPMPSCVGSAVDHAAAAAISSAASGNVPMVNMSRVPSSYPGDMKPMSWNQHQLAHLQQMCGESAGPPGKHTQKDIAAQVFPGKQNYPQELCMSQSFGLKPPIDKPTPSPPVNGLPGTLPYTNGHYFQPLWNNILPTPNSDSSGSQDLTMPFHGAQAGGAPLDCAGGTHYRAVGGGSSNQNNVMQTMDYLSGADFQQSCFRDQSMAPLAKVQRPQMIRAPEPADSRSIHVQHPGYR